In the Variovorax sp. S12S4 genome, one interval contains:
- a CDS encoding DEAD/DEAH box helicase, with the protein MDVFEFREHIVSEYEQFTRSFTRIRADDIRDYVDGQYASQKYWPEPLIQINPNFKSGGTVDEFVAAGQLNAQCADIFRLGKTASSKGVSLPLHKHQAEAISLAAAGESYVLTTGTGSGKSLSYFIPIVDACLKAKAVDPKPRTRAIVIYPMNALANSQLEELKKFLGSALGERAVTFGRYTGQESDEERQAMAANPPDILLTNFMMLELLMTRQNDIDKAVMRNAKGLRFLVLDELHTYRGRQGADVALLVRRVREALAESLICIGTSATMATEGTQMARNAVVAGVASRLFGTSIPDRNIITETLRRTTPEQDTLTTVAGRLGDAIRAGVPAGSVFQTLAAHPVSVWVELTLGLTYEGDKPRRARPRTLAEAARLLHEASGETTDTCLDYLQRFMLLAYAVTDESGKSLFAFKLHQFIAGGGKVYATLEAPRHRAITLDGQQYVSGDKDRFRRYYHVHFCRDCGQEYLPVWDAESPEGRTFNARSIEERQHGDDQVKFGFLLPSLDGWDPSDPERYPEGWVEERVDGEWRVKSDKRKFIPQSVNVRADGVTTTELGLTAWFIPGAFRFCLACGTAHATSGKDALRLTSLSGEGRSSATTMLTLSALRYLYEQDQQLSADAKKVLGFSDNRQDAALQAGHFNDFLQVLLTRAALLSAVNKAPSNVLSEKEVANAVFEALGFHRDDFAVRSEFMQQPEVKGNTRRQVQEAMRGILGYRSYFDLRRGWRFNNPNLEQLGLVRIDYQDIDDLAADAAEWANAPPVLQAAKPSERAFVLRALFDFMRQGLCIATRYLDRTELDQLRTQSYANLCEPWGFTEDERPQPAKWFVTSRPKEESDRRGRRVNLDDFLVIGSSRSRLGRDLRKSSTWGGANPYYKQVNDQTYPDVIAALLKAAESYGLVRKEDTDVGLTGWQLNGTALVWAPGSGASQRQANDNTFFRGLYKNIANLLDSPVHQLFDFEAREHTAQVEQDDRMEREARFRFTEKDRTEWQNKNGTPLEWLPVLFCSPTMELGVDISSLNTVYMRNVPPTPANYAQRSGRAGRAGQPALVITYCAAQSPHDQYYFRDPVRMVHGQVNAPTLDLANLELIKSHMHAIWLAETGKKLGNSVRDLLDMNQPESLPVTEEMASDLDKPDAKKRAHSRGLKVLSMLKTELTPQRAPWFSDAWAETVFQRSYIEFDAALQRWRDLYRATAQAIDLNFKIENNPAASERERREAQQRHNEARKQRDLLLAGDSAFNSDFYTYRYMASQGFLPGYNFPRLPLLAYLPARRGHIGRESFLSRPRFLALGEFGPYSLIYHEGSQYRVIKALLTITGQDQVSDGARLPTDVARLCPACGYGHFRSQRDADRCVSCGASLDGAQEVKNLYRIENVSTKRAERITANEEERVRQGYEMQTTLQFAESDGKLQMVTTIASDDQGPLLELQYGPAATVWRMNFGWRRRKEKAIQGFMMNPVTGHWVGGVDDGSGDSEAEGDAPPDKTPPQRIVPYVEDRRNILIVRPHYRLGVLSAETLTTLQYALKRGIEALYQLEESELMAEPLPTRDNRQSILFFEAAEGGAGVLTRLATEPTAMAEIAAKALEVMHFLPPEPGQPWLRKTLEEERDTDGQPLCEAGCYRCLLSYYNQPDHTLIDRKDKDAGGLLLDILCRLTLASTEQGTQGRAPEQHDAELSRTAGSSLEQAWLAHVSDNGHRKPDRGQHTIATAGTCADFFYDDLHLAVFIDGPHHDAEGQKQKDADINRKLDELGYLVVRFPKETTAWPDIFKNNTDLFGPGKN; encoded by the coding sequence ATGGATGTCTTCGAGTTCAGAGAGCACATCGTTAGTGAGTACGAGCAGTTCACTCGTAGCTTCACGCGCATTCGCGCGGATGACATTCGCGACTATGTGGATGGCCAGTACGCCAGTCAAAAATATTGGCCAGAGCCGCTCATCCAAATCAACCCAAACTTCAAATCGGGCGGGACGGTCGATGAGTTCGTTGCAGCTGGTCAGCTAAACGCTCAATGCGCCGACATCTTTCGTCTCGGAAAAACTGCCTCGTCGAAGGGGGTCTCGCTTCCCCTGCACAAGCACCAAGCCGAAGCCATCAGCTTGGCTGCAGCGGGAGAGAGCTATGTGCTGACCACCGGGACGGGCTCCGGCAAGTCCCTGAGCTATTTCATCCCCATCGTTGATGCCTGCCTGAAGGCGAAAGCAGTCGATCCCAAGCCGCGCACGCGGGCCATCGTCATCTACCCGATGAACGCGCTGGCCAATTCGCAGTTGGAAGAATTGAAGAAGTTTTTGGGGTCAGCCCTGGGCGAACGGGCAGTGACCTTCGGGCGCTACACAGGGCAGGAGTCCGACGAAGAGCGGCAGGCCATGGCTGCGAATCCGCCCGACATCCTGCTCACTAACTTCATGATGCTCGAACTGCTGATGACCCGGCAGAACGATATCGACAAGGCGGTGATGCGCAACGCCAAGGGTCTGCGCTTCCTCGTACTCGACGAACTGCACACCTACCGTGGTAGGCAGGGCGCAGACGTTGCGCTGCTCGTTCGCCGCGTAAGGGAGGCGCTGGCCGAAAGCCTCATCTGCATCGGCACATCGGCAACGATGGCCACCGAGGGTACTCAGATGGCGCGCAATGCCGTCGTCGCCGGTGTCGCCTCTCGCCTGTTCGGCACCAGCATCCCAGACCGGAACATCATCACCGAAACGCTGCGCAGGACGACGCCTGAGCAGGATACGCTGACCACTGTTGCGGGAAGGCTTGGAGACGCTATTCGCGCTGGTGTACCCGCAGGATCCGTCTTCCAGACGCTCGCAGCACACCCAGTCTCCGTATGGGTAGAACTGACGCTGGGGTTGACCTATGAAGGCGACAAGCCGCGCCGCGCTCGTCCGCGCACACTCGCAGAAGCCGCCAGGCTTTTGCACGAGGCGTCAGGCGAGACGACGGACACCTGTCTTGACTACCTCCAACGCTTCATGCTGCTGGCCTACGCGGTCACTGACGAGTCGGGCAAGTCGCTGTTCGCGTTCAAGCTGCACCAATTCATCGCTGGTGGCGGCAAGGTTTACGCAACGCTGGAGGCACCGCGTCACCGCGCCATCACGCTCGATGGCCAGCAGTACGTGTCAGGCGACAAGGACCGATTTCGCCGCTACTACCACGTCCATTTCTGCCGAGACTGTGGACAGGAATATTTGCCTGTCTGGGATGCTGAAAGTCCGGAAGGTCGAACTTTCAATGCTCGCAGCATTGAGGAGCGCCAACATGGCGACGATCAAGTCAAGTTCGGCTTCCTGCTCCCCAGTCTGGACGGATGGGACCCTTCTGACCCCGAACGCTACCCAGAGGGCTGGGTGGAAGAGCGCGTGGACGGTGAGTGGCGCGTCAAATCCGACAAACGCAAGTTCATTCCGCAATCCGTCAATGTCCGTGCGGACGGAGTGACAACGACAGAACTCGGGCTCACCGCGTGGTTCATCCCTGGCGCGTTCCGTTTCTGTCTCGCATGTGGCACTGCCCACGCTACCTCTGGCAAGGACGCGCTGCGTCTGACCTCGTTGTCGGGCGAGGGACGCAGCTCTGCCACGACCATGCTGACATTGTCGGCATTGCGCTACTTGTACGAGCAAGACCAGCAGCTCTCGGCAGATGCCAAGAAAGTCTTGGGTTTCTCGGACAACCGCCAGGATGCCGCTCTTCAGGCCGGTCACTTCAACGACTTTCTGCAAGTCCTGTTGACCCGCGCTGCGCTCCTGTCGGCCGTTAACAAGGCCCCGTCCAACGTGCTGAGCGAGAAGGAGGTCGCCAATGCGGTTTTCGAAGCGCTCGGCTTCCACCGCGATGATTTCGCTGTCCGGTCGGAATTCATGCAGCAGCCCGAGGTCAAGGGCAACACTAGACGGCAAGTTCAGGAGGCCATGCGCGGCATCCTTGGTTACCGAAGCTACTTCGATCTGCGTCGTGGTTGGCGATTCAACAACCCCAATCTGGAACAGTTGGGGCTGGTGCGTATCGACTACCAGGACATTGACGACCTAGCCGCCGATGCCGCCGAGTGGGCGAATGCACCGCCGGTGCTGCAAGCCGCCAAGCCGAGCGAACGCGCCTTCGTGTTGCGCGCCTTGTTCGATTTCATGCGGCAGGGGCTGTGTATCGCCACTCGCTACCTTGACCGCACCGAACTGGACCAGCTCCGTACGCAAAGCTACGCCAATCTGTGCGAGCCATGGGGCTTCACGGAGGACGAGCGCCCACAGCCTGCGAAGTGGTTCGTCACGAGCCGGCCCAAGGAAGAAAGCGACCGCAGGGGGCGCCGTGTCAATCTGGATGACTTTCTCGTCATCGGCTCCAGCCGGTCCCGGCTGGGCAGGGACCTGCGCAAGAGTAGCACTTGGGGCGGCGCCAATCCGTATTACAAGCAGGTCAATGACCAAACATACCCGGATGTCATCGCTGCACTGCTGAAGGCCGCCGAATCCTATGGACTGGTCCGCAAAGAAGATACAGATGTCGGTCTCACCGGCTGGCAACTGAATGGCACTGCGTTGGTCTGGGCGCCGGGCTCGGGTGCAAGCCAGCGTCAGGCCAATGACAACACATTCTTCAGAGGCCTCTACAAGAACATCGCAAACCTGCTTGACAGCCCGGTTCACCAGCTCTTCGATTTCGAAGCTCGCGAGCACACCGCTCAAGTCGAGCAGGACGACCGGATGGAGCGCGAGGCCAGGTTCCGTTTCACCGAGAAAGACCGAACGGAATGGCAGAACAAGAACGGCACGCCCCTTGAATGGCTCCCGGTATTGTTTTGCTCGCCCACGATGGAGCTGGGCGTCGACATCTCGTCACTGAACACGGTGTACATGCGCAACGTCCCGCCTACACCGGCGAACTATGCACAGCGTAGTGGCCGAGCTGGCCGGGCAGGGCAGCCAGCGTTGGTCATTACCTACTGTGCCGCCCAGAGCCCACACGATCAGTATTACTTCCGCGACCCCGTCCGGATGGTTCATGGTCAAGTGAACGCGCCGACGCTCGACCTGGCCAACCTGGAACTCATCAAGAGCCACATGCATGCCATCTGGCTGGCAGAAACCGGCAAGAAGCTTGGCAACAGCGTACGCGACTTGCTGGATATGAACCAGCCAGAGTCCCTTCCTGTGACGGAAGAGATGGCGTCGGACTTGGACAAACCCGATGCGAAAAAGCGAGCGCACTCGCGAGGCCTCAAGGTCCTTAGCATGCTCAAGACCGAGCTCACGCCGCAACGTGCACCGTGGTTCAGCGACGCCTGGGCCGAAACCGTCTTCCAGCGTTCATACATCGAGTTCGATGCGGCCCTGCAGCGCTGGCGCGACCTCTATCGTGCCACGGCCCAGGCCATCGACTTGAATTTCAAGATCGAAAACAATCCCGCAGCGAGCGAGCGCGAACGGCGTGAGGCCCAACAACGCCACAACGAAGCCCGCAAGCAGCGTGACCTGCTGCTGGCCGGTGACAGCGCCTTCAACAGCGACTTCTACACCTACCGCTACATGGCCAGCCAGGGCTTCTTGCCCGGCTACAACTTCCCGCGGCTGCCACTGCTGGCTTATCTGCCTGCACGTCGCGGTCATATCGGCCGCGAGAGTTTCCTGTCACGCCCACGCTTCCTGGCACTTGGCGAGTTCGGCCCCTACAGCCTCATCTATCACGAAGGCAGCCAGTACAGGGTCATCAAGGCCCTGCTGACCATTACGGGGCAAGATCAGGTCAGTGACGGCGCACGCCTGCCGACGGATGTTGCCCGCTTGTGCCCCGCGTGCGGCTACGGCCACTTCCGCTCACAGCGCGATGCTGACCGCTGTGTTTCCTGCGGCGCATCGCTGGACGGTGCCCAGGAGGTCAAGAACCTTTACCGAATCGAGAACGTCTCCACCAAGCGGGCCGAGCGCATTACCGCAAACGAGGAAGAACGTGTTCGACAAGGCTACGAGATGCAAACCACGTTGCAGTTCGCCGAATCAGACGGCAAGTTGCAGATGGTGACGACGATCGCGAGTGACGACCAAGGCCCCTTGTTGGAACTGCAATACGGCCCTGCGGCTACGGTGTGGCGCATGAACTTCGGCTGGCGCCGCCGCAAAGAGAAAGCCATTCAAGGCTTCATGATGAACCCAGTCACGGGCCACTGGGTTGGCGGCGTTGACGACGGCAGCGGTGACTCTGAGGCGGAAGGCGATGCCCCACCCGACAAGACACCGCCGCAGCGGATCGTTCCTTACGTTGAAGACCGCCGAAATATCCTCATCGTGCGACCGCACTACCGGCTCGGTGTTCTGTCTGCAGAGACGCTGACCACGCTGCAATATGCCTTGAAACGTGGCATCGAGGCGCTGTACCAGCTCGAAGAGAGCGAGCTGATGGCTGAGCCCCTCCCAACGCGTGACAACCGTCAGTCCATCCTCTTTTTCGAGGCCGCAGAGGGTGGTGCAGGCGTGCTGACGCGTCTGGCAACGGAGCCCACGGCGATGGCTGAAATCGCTGCCAAGGCGCTGGAGGTCATGCACTTCCTGCCACCCGAACCTGGGCAGCCCTGGCTGCGCAAGACCTTGGAAGAGGAGCGTGATACCGACGGTCAGCCGCTGTGCGAGGCAGGTTGCTACCGATGCCTGCTCTCGTACTACAACCAGCCGGACCACACGCTCATCGACCGAAAAGACAAGGATGCCGGCGGCCTGCTGCTGGACATCCTTTGTCGACTGACGTTGGCCAGCACCGAACAAGGTACACAAGGCCGTGCGCCTGAGCAGCACGACGCTGAGCTGTCACGCACGGCTGGCAGCAGCCTGGAGCAGGCATGGCTTGCCCATGTCAGCGACAACGGCCACCGCAAGCCGGACCGCGGCCAACACACGATTGCCACTGCGGGCACTTGCGCGGACTTCTTCTACGACGACCTCCATCTGGCTGTCTTCATCGACGGCCCCCATCATGATGCTGAAGGCCAGAAGCAGAAGGACGCCGACATCAATCGCAAGCTCGATGAACTGGGCTACCTGGTCGTGAGGTTTCCCAAAGAGACCACGGCATGGCCCGACATCTTCAAGAACAACACGGACCTGTTTGGTCCCGGCAAGAACTGA
- a CDS encoding Eco57I restriction-modification methylase domain-containing protein — protein MRRSQHDRHADLWQALGITFGSLVRGEAHLGLPALGGLFDADQCAWLDGTQLENRWLLTAVFQLGWFRADGGLTRVNYRDMGPEELGSVYESLLELVPDLQMLSQPSAARLAFVGDGDSEGSTKGNTRKLTGSYYTPDSLVQELIKTALEPVIADTVRANPERPVEALLGLTICDPACGSGHFLLSAARRLADEVALHRAAAEREGGAPAPVDYRHALRDVVSHCIFGVDKNPMAIQLTKTALWLEAYSPDRPLSFIDHHLRIGDALLGVLDPKVLEDGIPDEAYAALSGDDKTVASALKKQNKADLKSWRSIASGDLVTQAGLVAQAVTAETLDDDTTEHLAAKRQAWHEVDAAAHHSGFARVADIFVAAFLTPKLAETKATVPLSSHLWSVLSNQPSLAEVEDAAQSICRQLGVFHWWLAFPQVAAAGGFSVMLGNPPWERLTLKEEEFFANRSPLIAQAQNKAERTRRISLLARGMLLHTVAPDLEAAEGLSPLARPSRRFITSSHWRIELPMCRSTSHAKAGDMC, from the coding sequence GTGCGGCGCAGCCAGCACGACCGGCACGCCGACCTGTGGCAGGCGCTCGGCATCACCTTCGGCTCATTGGTAAGGGGTGAAGCGCATCTGGGTCTTCCCGCGCTCGGTGGCCTCTTCGATGCGGACCAATGCGCGTGGCTCGATGGCACACAGTTGGAAAACCGTTGGCTACTAACTGCGGTTTTCCAGTTGGGGTGGTTCCGTGCCGACGGCGGCCTGACCCGCGTCAACTACCGAGACATGGGCCCGGAAGAGCTCGGCAGCGTTTACGAAAGCCTGCTGGAACTGGTGCCCGACCTGCAGATGCTGTCACAGCCCTCAGCAGCTCGTCTGGCCTTCGTGGGCGATGGCGACAGCGAAGGCAGCACCAAAGGCAACACTCGCAAGCTGACCGGCAGCTACTACACGCCTGACAGCTTGGTTCAAGAACTCATCAAGACGGCGCTGGAGCCTGTCATTGCGGATACGGTTCGCGCCAACCCTGAGCGGCCTGTAGAAGCCTTGCTTGGCCTGACCATTTGCGACCCGGCTTGCGGCAGCGGCCACTTCTTACTGTCTGCAGCCCGGCGTTTGGCTGACGAAGTGGCCCTGCACCGTGCCGCTGCGGAGCGGGAAGGCGGAGCCCCTGCGCCGGTCGACTACCGCCATGCCCTGCGAGATGTGGTCAGCCACTGCATTTTCGGGGTGGACAAGAACCCCATGGCCATTCAGCTGACCAAGACGGCGCTTTGGCTGGAGGCCTACTCGCCCGACCGACCGTTGAGCTTCATCGACCATCACCTGCGCATAGGTGACGCGCTGCTCGGTGTGCTTGACCCGAAGGTGTTGGAGGATGGTATCCCCGACGAAGCCTATGCCGCGCTTTCCGGCGATGACAAGACAGTGGCTTCGGCACTGAAGAAGCAGAACAAAGCCGACCTAAAGAGCTGGCGTTCAATAGCCAGCGGCGACTTGGTGACTCAAGCTGGCCTAGTCGCCCAGGCCGTGACCGCTGAAACACTGGACGATGACACTACTGAACACTTGGCCGCCAAGCGCCAAGCTTGGCATGAGGTCGATGCCGCAGCTCACCATAGCGGCTTCGCGCGCGTAGCTGATATTTTCGTGGCAGCCTTTCTGACGCCCAAATTGGCGGAGACGAAGGCGACGGTGCCGCTTTCGAGTCATCTATGGAGTGTGCTGAGCAATCAACCCTCCCTGGCTGAGGTGGAAGACGCCGCCCAATCGATATGTCGCCAGCTCGGCGTGTTTCATTGGTGGCTGGCCTTTCCGCAGGTAGCTGCGGCCGGTGGCTTCTCAGTGATGCTGGGGAATCCTCCATGGGAGAGGTTGACTCTCAAAGAAGAAGAGTTTTTCGCGAACCGTAGTCCACTTATCGCGCAAGCCCAAAATAAGGCGGAACGAACGAGGCGCATCAGCTTGCTGGCGCGCGGCATGTTGCTGCATACCGTAGCTCCCGATTTGGAGGCTGCGGAAGGGCTGAGCCCCCTAGCGCGACCGAGCAGGCGCTTTATCACGAGTTCGCATTGGCGCATCGAGCTGCCGATGTGTCGAAGCACTTCTCACGCGAAAGCCGGAGATATGTGCTGA
- a CDS encoding DEAD/DEAH box helicase: MNVPLPEFLPGSLIAARGREWIVLPESDTSTLHLRPLSGGERDETLIFLPLERLPVQPATFPWPTVGQARNHSASQLLLDALQLKLRSGAGPFRSFGNIAVEPRAYQLVPLLMALKLPTVRLLIADDVGIGKTIEGALIARELLDRGEVQRLAVLCPPHLCEQWQRELAERFHIHAMVVRSNTADRLERDLPPGTSLFDAHPFTVVSLDYIKSERRREAFQRFCPEFVIVDEAHTCTQGGQGRQQRYQLLKGLAEDAGRHMVLLTATPHSGDEEAFFNLLGLLRTDFTLLKDLPSTQRSDLREALSRHFVQRRRPDIAEWQDSSMFPDRRTAEITYRLTGAWGQLFNDVLVYARELVERAEGQGLREQRMNWWAALALLRCISSSPAAAVNSLRTRLHGVQADDAEAETLSLEELELQASDRVLDGADDALSIDDIEPGAQTEDSQRLQALIAAAAALAGSQNDPKLAKLQEHLTVLLKDGFQPVVFCRYIATAHYLAAYLCNKFKSATVKAVTGELTPGEREAAVEQLGESETRILVATDCLSEGVNLQNLFTAVVHYDLSWNPTRHEQREGRVDRFGQKAREVRSTMLYGEDNPVDGAVLQVILRKAESIRKELGVLVPMPDNEGKLTQALLNAVLLRKGTAINAQSQFDLFGEPAKQIELAWQSAKEKAKLNRSIFAQRRLKPEDVLPEWRKSAAALGGEDDVERFVSRAAVKLGAPLEIVRGHFKLLTEHLPQPIRERLSAEGIEGTLRIDFHQPAAQGALFIHRTHPLVVVLADTLLERALDATNGASDDSSVARAGAAFVGNVQLKTTVLLLRMRHQLSVTHGSQTRLILCEESVAVASAGATPFELLAADQARELLGSEATRNMPPPCETVNCKRRLMDCQHGSRNWKPLPRHAPRISCKTIDVCAKRLMPKAPTK, translated from the coding sequence ATGAATGTACCCCTGCCGGAGTTCCTTCCGGGAAGCCTGATTGCCGCTCGTGGCCGCGAGTGGATCGTGCTGCCCGAGTCCGACACCAGCACGCTGCACCTGCGCCCCTTGAGCGGCGGTGAGCGCGACGAAACCCTCATCTTCCTGCCCTTGGAGCGCCTGCCGGTTCAACCGGCAACCTTTCCTTGGCCCACGGTCGGTCAGGCCCGTAATCACTCGGCCAGCCAGCTGCTGCTGGATGCCTTGCAGCTCAAACTGCGCAGTGGTGCGGGCCCGTTCCGAAGCTTCGGCAACATCGCTGTTGAACCACGCGCCTACCAACTCGTGCCGCTGTTGATGGCACTGAAGCTGCCCACGGTGCGTCTTCTGATTGCTGACGACGTCGGTATCGGTAAGACCATCGAGGGAGCTCTCATCGCCCGTGAATTGCTTGACCGCGGCGAGGTCCAGCGTCTTGCCGTGCTCTGCCCGCCTCATCTTTGTGAGCAATGGCAGCGTGAACTGGCCGAGCGCTTCCACATCCACGCGATGGTGGTGCGCTCGAACACCGCCGACCGGCTGGAGCGTGATCTGCCCCCTGGCACGTCTTTGTTCGACGCGCATCCTTTCACCGTGGTGAGCCTGGACTACATCAAGTCCGAACGCCGACGCGAGGCCTTTCAGCGCTTCTGCCCCGAGTTCGTCATCGTGGACGAGGCGCATACCTGCACCCAGGGCGGTCAAGGCCGGCAGCAACGCTATCAGCTCCTCAAGGGGCTGGCCGAGGACGCCGGCCGCCACATGGTGCTGCTGACGGCCACGCCACACAGCGGCGACGAAGAAGCGTTCTTCAATCTCTTGGGTCTGTTGCGTACGGACTTTACGCTGCTGAAGGACCTGCCGAGCACCCAGCGTAGCGACCTGCGCGAGGCGCTGTCGCGCCATTTCGTCCAACGGCGCCGGCCCGACATTGCTGAGTGGCAAGACTCGTCCATGTTCCCGGACCGCAGGACGGCTGAGATAACCTACCGCCTGACCGGTGCCTGGGGACAACTGTTTAATGACGTGCTGGTCTACGCTCGCGAGCTCGTCGAACGCGCCGAGGGGCAGGGCCTGCGTGAGCAGCGCATGAATTGGTGGGCTGCACTGGCCTTGCTGCGCTGCATCTCGTCGTCGCCTGCGGCTGCCGTCAATTCGCTGCGAACACGGCTGCATGGTGTTCAAGCGGACGATGCTGAAGCCGAGACGCTGTCCCTTGAAGAGTTGGAGCTGCAGGCCAGTGATCGGGTGCTGGACGGTGCGGACGACGCACTCTCAATCGACGACATCGAGCCCGGTGCGCAGACCGAAGACTCGCAACGACTCCAGGCACTGATTGCCGCCGCCGCTGCACTGGCCGGCAGTCAAAACGACCCCAAGCTGGCCAAGTTGCAGGAGCACCTGACAGTGCTACTGAAAGATGGCTTTCAGCCGGTCGTGTTCTGTCGCTACATCGCCACGGCACACTACTTAGCAGCCTACCTGTGCAACAAGTTCAAGTCCGCCACGGTCAAGGCTGTGACCGGGGAACTCACACCTGGCGAGCGCGAAGCGGCTGTCGAGCAACTGGGTGAAAGCGAGACCCGCATCCTGGTGGCAACCGACTGTCTCTCCGAAGGTGTCAACCTTCAGAACCTTTTCACGGCAGTCGTTCACTACGACCTAAGTTGGAATCCCACCCGTCACGAACAGCGTGAAGGCCGAGTGGACCGCTTCGGTCAGAAGGCTCGAGAAGTTCGCAGCACCATGCTGTATGGTGAAGACAACCCGGTCGATGGTGCCGTGCTTCAGGTCATCTTGCGCAAGGCCGAGAGCATCCGAAAGGAGTTGGGTGTTCTGGTGCCCATGCCCGATAACGAGGGCAAGCTGACCCAGGCGCTGCTGAACGCTGTGCTGCTGCGCAAGGGCACGGCCATCAATGCACAGTCACAGTTCGATCTGTTTGGCGAACCAGCCAAACAGATCGAACTGGCATGGCAGAGCGCCAAAGAAAAGGCCAAGCTGAATCGCTCTATCTTTGCCCAACGTCGTCTGAAGCCTGAGGACGTGTTGCCTGAGTGGCGCAAATCGGCTGCTGCACTAGGTGGCGAAGATGATGTCGAGCGATTCGTCAGTCGCGCAGCCGTCAAGCTGGGCGCACCGCTGGAAATTGTTCGCGGGCATTTCAAGCTCCTGACCGAGCACCTGCCGCAGCCCATTCGCGAACGCCTTAGTGCGGAGGGCATTGAAGGCACGCTACGCATCGACTTTCATCAACCCGCCGCACAGGGTGCGCTGTTCATTCACCGCACCCACCCGCTGGTGGTGGTGTTGGCGGACACGCTGCTCGAAAGGGCACTCGACGCCACGAACGGCGCGAGTGACGACAGCTCAGTCGCCCGAGCCGGCGCCGCCTTCGTCGGCAACGTCCAGCTCAAGACCACCGTGCTGCTGCTGCGGATGCGCCATCAGCTCAGCGTCACGCACGGCAGCCAGACCCGGCTCATTCTCTGCGAGGAGTCCGTGGCTGTGGCTTCGGCAGGTGCCACCCCGTTTGAGCTGCTGGCCGCCGACCAGGCTCGCGAGCTGTTGGGCTCCGAAGCCACCCGCAACATGCCGCCCCCCTGCGAGACCGTCAATTGCAAACGGCGCTTGATGGATTGCCAGCATGGCAGCCGCAACTGGAAGCCATTGCCAAGGCACGCGCCCAGGATCTCCTGCAAGACCATCGACGTGTGCGCGAAGCGGCTGATGCCAAAGGCACCTACCAAGTGA